The proteins below come from a single Desulfomonile tiedjei genomic window:
- a CDS encoding tetratricopeptide repeat protein: MEFEKAAAFRIEGKNQRAVEAFDRVLSVYPDHVAALVQKGAALEDQGKWKEAAKTYRQALEFDPENLAANRNLQQLLSSKMMDTPLGGATPAKEDLINSGLEALEARDFHRALEIFGLSSGLFPEDPRTLFYQAYTFEKQGKLQEALEIYAKTAETFPDHAAARIHRVICLLALGDRKLAQKEAQRARELLKDSLEVRALGRVTNGPWPSGSDAQTLKQWDKGQ, encoded by the coding sequence GTGGAATTCGAAAAAGCCGCAGCGTTCAGAATCGAAGGGAAGAACCAGCGGGCCGTGGAGGCGTTTGATAGGGTCCTTTCGGTCTATCCCGACCACGTCGCGGCGCTGGTACAAAAGGGAGCGGCCCTGGAGGACCAGGGCAAATGGAAGGAAGCCGCCAAGACCTATCGGCAGGCACTGGAATTCGACCCTGAGAACCTCGCGGCAAATCGCAACCTTCAGCAACTCTTGTCATCAAAGATGATGGATACCCCCCTAGGCGGCGCGACTCCTGCAAAGGAAGACCTCATCAATAGCGGTTTGGAGGCTTTGGAAGCACGGGACTTCCACAGGGCCCTGGAGATTTTTGGCCTATCCAGCGGGCTTTTCCCCGAAGACCCTCGCACGCTGTTCTATCAAGCTTACACTTTCGAAAAACAGGGCAAACTGCAGGAAGCGCTGGAAATCTATGCAAAGACCGCGGAGACATTTCCGGACCATGCGGCAGCAAGAATTCACAGGGTCATCTGTCTGCTCGCCTTGGGCGACCGGAAACTCGCACAAAAAGAGGCTCAAAGGGCGAGAGAACTTCTGAAGGATAGCCTCGAAGTCAGGGCTTTGGGACGAGTAACAAATGGGCCCTGGCCATCGGGATCGGATGCGCAAACACTTAAGCAATGGGACAAAGGCCAATGA
- a CDS encoding polyprenyl synthetase family protein: protein MDLLDSIQSLMQTLERELIQQLQSRVPVAFEIGSHIMNSGGKRVRPQMAIIAARMGGYTGADAVTLSGAIECIHTATLLHDDVVDGADTRRGRPAANTLWANEMCVLGGDFILAKAFSALTSLKNIRILEIVSRTTERLSEGELFQMANIGNMDITEADYIQVITDKTAVLMEAACRGGAILGSLEPSKEEALAQFGFNLGIAFQMTDDVIDYRSDKETMGKTPGKDIEEGKLTLPLIAALRSADEAEKARIRQMVQDGKLSEEDLEWVRDLLNRRGGIDYTLMKSRDYLQKAKKCLDIFPDSEEKGALMRLADKILHRTY, encoded by the coding sequence TTGGACCTGCTCGATTCAATTCAGTCCCTGATGCAGACGCTTGAGCGCGAACTCATCCAGCAATTGCAGAGCCGCGTCCCGGTGGCCTTTGAAATAGGTTCCCACATAATGAACAGCGGCGGCAAGAGAGTGCGGCCGCAGATGGCCATTATTGCAGCTCGAATGGGTGGATACACCGGCGCGGACGCGGTCACGTTGTCCGGAGCCATTGAGTGCATCCACACAGCGACCCTTCTTCACGATGATGTGGTGGACGGGGCCGATACCCGCAGGGGGCGCCCGGCGGCCAATACGCTCTGGGCGAACGAGATGTGCGTGCTTGGAGGCGATTTCATACTGGCCAAAGCCTTTTCCGCCCTCACATCACTGAAGAACATTCGAATTCTTGAAATCGTTTCGCGAACCACGGAAAGACTTAGCGAAGGGGAACTGTTCCAGATGGCGAACATCGGCAATATGGACATCACAGAGGCGGATTATATACAGGTGATTACGGACAAGACCGCGGTGCTCATGGAGGCCGCGTGCAGAGGCGGCGCCATTTTGGGCAGTCTGGAGCCCTCCAAAGAAGAGGCGTTGGCTCAATTCGGGTTCAATCTCGGTATAGCGTTCCAAATGACGGATGATGTGATAGACTACCGTTCAGATAAAGAAACCATGGGCAAAACCCCCGGCAAAGATATCGAAGAAGGAAAACTGACCCTGCCGCTCATTGCTGCTTTGAGAAGCGCTGACGAAGCTGAGAAGGCTCGAATTAGGCAAATGGTTCAGGATGGGAAGCTGTCTGAAGAAGATCTGGAGTGGGTAAGGGATTTATTGAACCGGCGAGGCGGCATAGATTACACGCTAATGAAAAGTCGGGACTACTTGCAAAAGGCAAAGAAATGTTTGGACATCTTCCCTGATTCGGAAGAGAAGGGCGCTTTGATGAGGTTGGCCGACAAGATCCTTCACAGGACCTACTGA
- the bamD gene encoding outer membrane protein assembly factor BamD has protein sequence MKHGFHVFVVVLAALVLTGCPSLWNTELSDKPPSAEELFKTAESQFDRKEYKRALESYERLKSAFPDFKNIPKAYMRIADCLFNQGSYDHAISRYLQFIELYPNHKEAPRAKFQVALAYFNQIKNTDLDSSVVRRAADSFKALSGDPNAGEWAKQAEEKHRECMRKLGEKELYKAKHYVKMSNYRAARLAAKRILEEYPKLGLDEEAKELVERLKDKDK, from the coding sequence ATGAAACACGGATTCCATGTCTTTGTGGTTGTCCTCGCGGCACTGGTGCTGACAGGATGCCCCTCATTGTGGAACACGGAGCTTAGTGACAAGCCGCCAAGCGCTGAAGAGCTTTTCAAGACTGCTGAAAGCCAGTTCGACAGGAAAGAGTACAAACGGGCACTGGAAAGCTACGAAAGGCTGAAATCAGCCTTCCCGGACTTCAAGAACATCCCCAAAGCTTACATGAGAATAGCCGACTGTCTTTTCAACCAGGGCTCTTACGACCACGCTATCTCCCGGTACCTCCAATTCATAGAACTCTACCCGAATCATAAGGAAGCACCCAGGGCAAAATTCCAAGTCGCTCTCGCGTACTTCAACCAGATTAAGAATACGGACCTCGACAGTTCGGTGGTCAGGAGGGCCGCTGATTCGTTCAAGGCCCTTAGCGGCGATCCAAACGCGGGAGAATGGGCCAAGCAGGCCGAAGAAAAACATAGAGAATGCATGCGGAAGCTCGGTGAGAAGGAACTCTACAAAGCCAAGCATTATGTAAAAATGAGCAACTACCGAGCCGCTAGATTGGCGGCCAAAAGAATCCTGGAGGAATATCCCAAGCTCGGCCTGGACGAAGAAGCCAAAGAGCTGGTGGAGAGGCTGAAAGACAAAGATAAATGA
- a CDS encoding NFACT family protein, protein MDLSVLQRVALELDDLLRGGFINKIHQPLPREIVLRVRLPKGGEKKLVVSADPKLGRIHLTGLRIPNPPSPPRFCAFLRAHFQGSRILKVEAAHDDRVVSIEAIRGPEGARVERRLILELLGRDSNIILVDLQSNRIMDCLHRIPEKETGSRVVLPGCDYLPPPKHARSETSAAVSTHQDGPAPGIAGSPDGRKVLTATAHIDDQTFPSMNEAVDAFFSVKLGSDLLEGMRRALAAPLKARLRSLDKRLAKIREDNDRAEAFIARGEEGELLKANLRRISKGMDRIVVQDWTTGQDRTIELDPALDRVANMERIFRKSAKGKRGMEKILERLKQTLEEKEAAQDQLFFIESAKNVTELNELAADVSSGEPPRQSRPDLERKAGRKPRTDLFREFKTASGKDVFVGKSAAGNEYLVRKRAKKGDLWFHVKDRPGAHVLLIQRGKEAASATDMEFAAGLAVQFSRARGKGRVEVMVADVRDVGHPAGGVPGQVTVKNYKTVLASGEPD, encoded by the coding sequence ATGGATTTGTCGGTCCTTCAAAGGGTAGCGCTGGAGCTTGACGATTTGCTGCGAGGCGGATTTATCAACAAGATACATCAGCCTTTGCCCAGAGAGATCGTTTTGCGCGTACGGCTGCCGAAAGGCGGTGAAAAGAAGCTTGTTGTGAGCGCGGACCCCAAACTAGGCCGCATCCACCTCACGGGACTGCGAATTCCCAACCCGCCGTCTCCCCCAAGGTTCTGTGCTTTCTTGAGGGCGCATTTTCAAGGATCGAGGATTCTGAAGGTCGAAGCTGCCCACGATGACCGCGTAGTCAGTATCGAGGCCATTCGCGGGCCTGAAGGGGCCAGGGTGGAGAGACGCCTTATTCTGGAGCTGCTCGGTCGCGATTCCAACATCATTCTGGTAGATCTCCAGTCCAACCGGATCATGGACTGCCTCCACCGTATTCCTGAGAAAGAGACAGGGAGCAGAGTCGTACTGCCGGGATGTGATTACTTGCCGCCACCAAAGCACGCGCGGTCGGAGACTTCCGCAGCCGTTTCAACCCACCAAGACGGGCCCGCGCCGGGGATCGCAGGGTCGCCCGATGGGAGGAAAGTCCTGACAGCGACGGCCCACATCGACGACCAGACCTTTCCCTCGATGAACGAAGCGGTGGACGCGTTTTTCAGCGTGAAGCTGGGGTCAGATCTCTTGGAAGGCATGAGAAGAGCATTAGCCGCCCCACTCAAGGCACGGCTGCGCTCATTGGACAAGCGTCTGGCGAAAATCCGAGAGGATAACGATAGGGCCGAGGCATTCATTGCGCGTGGAGAGGAAGGGGAACTCCTGAAGGCCAATCTGAGGCGCATCAGCAAGGGCATGGATCGTATTGTCGTTCAAGACTGGACCACCGGCCAGGACCGAACCATTGAACTGGACCCGGCACTTGACCGGGTAGCCAACATGGAACGTATATTCAGGAAGTCCGCCAAGGGGAAACGCGGGATGGAAAAGATCTTGGAGCGGCTCAAACAGACCTTGGAAGAAAAGGAGGCCGCCCAAGACCAACTGTTTTTCATAGAATCAGCCAAGAACGTTACCGAACTGAACGAGCTTGCAGCCGATGTGTCTTCAGGGGAACCGCCGCGGCAATCTCGGCCCGATTTGGAGAGAAAGGCCGGTCGCAAGCCCCGGACCGATCTGTTCCGTGAGTTCAAGACCGCGTCGGGGAAGGACGTTTTCGTGGGGAAAAGCGCCGCGGGAAACGAATACCTGGTGAGAAAACGGGCGAAGAAAGGTGATCTTTGGTTCCATGTAAAAGATCGGCCCGGCGCCCATGTGCTGTTGATTCAGCGAGGCAAGGAAGCCGCGTCGGCCACGGATATGGAATTTGCCGCGGGTCTGGCGGTGCAATTTTCAAGGGCCCGAGGAAAGGGAAGGGTGGAGGTCATGGTCGCGGACGTTCGGGACGTGGGGCATCCTGCGGGAGGCGTACCAGGACAAGTTACCGTTAAGAACTACAAAACCGTGTTAGCCTCAGGGGAACCGGATTGA
- the dcd gene encoding dCTP deaminase has protein sequence MSVLTRDALLQAIREGRIQIEPFSEDMVGPGSVDLNLSHEFRIFKKLRHGVVVDDTMDLGKITRLVRREKSLTLLPGETILGITRERIKLAPNICGWIQGRSRFARIGLLVHMTASFIQPGINNRQVLEISNMAPFPLILKPNTRICQVVFQATVGEAVYDGKHRDQNAL, from the coding sequence ATGAGCGTGCTCACCAGGGATGCGCTGCTTCAGGCCATACGAGAGGGGCGGATTCAGATAGAGCCTTTTTCCGAAGATATGGTCGGCCCGGGTTCGGTGGACCTGAACCTGAGCCATGAATTCCGGATATTCAAGAAGCTCCGCCACGGCGTCGTAGTGGACGACACTATGGATCTCGGGAAGATCACTCGGCTTGTCCGCCGCGAAAAATCCCTGACCCTTCTGCCGGGTGAAACCATACTTGGAATTACCAGAGAGAGGATCAAGCTCGCGCCCAATATCTGCGGATGGATACAAGGCCGGTCACGCTTTGCGCGAATCGGGCTCTTGGTCCACATGACTGCCAGCTTTATTCAGCCGGGTATAAACAATCGGCAGGTGCTGGAGATCAGCAATATGGCCCCTTTTCCCCTCATACTCAAGCCCAACACCCGAATATGCCAGGTAGTATTTCAGGCTACCGTCGGCGAAGCGGTCTACGACGGAAAACATCGCGACCAGAATGCCCTTTGA
- a CDS encoding DUF362 domain-containing protein, which produces MKSLVSIRKCADYDPRLLRESIEKVLNDIGGLGALVKSGDQVLLKPNLLKSAVPSKAAVTHPGVVEVVASMVLDCGGKPYIGDSPPLGNLARILSKSGYTDFMKNMSIRAVPFGEKVPMEFPEARLFRRIDLAREVFEFDSVINLPKLKTHTQMVLTLAVKNLFGTVIGTDKASWHLRAGKDYDSFATVLVQIFEKVRPCLSLVDGILAMEGNGPNSGTPRPVGIIGASTDAVALDAVVTRLVGFPTEAVRTNLIGERLGVGIADENGIELVGDELDGFPLKDFKVPKSLTMAWNLSYWNPIRRFMENHIITKPAIDRGECLNCGVCVKHCPPQAIREIDGVMKIDRRKCISCFCCHELCANDAVQIVQPLLGKVFSVISR; this is translated from the coding sequence ATGAAGTCTTTAGTCTCAATACGGAAATGTGCCGACTATGATCCTCGGCTCTTGCGAGAGAGCATCGAGAAAGTCCTCAATGACATTGGAGGCCTCGGGGCCTTAGTAAAATCAGGCGACCAGGTGCTGCTCAAGCCGAATCTGCTGAAGTCCGCGGTCCCGTCCAAGGCCGCGGTGACGCATCCCGGCGTTGTCGAAGTCGTCGCATCGATGGTGCTGGATTGCGGCGGCAAACCCTACATAGGGGACAGCCCTCCTCTGGGGAACCTCGCCAGGATCTTGTCCAAATCCGGATACACGGATTTCATGAAGAATATGTCCATCCGCGCGGTACCGTTTGGCGAAAAGGTTCCGATGGAATTTCCTGAAGCGCGGCTCTTCCGTAGGATAGACCTTGCCCGGGAGGTCTTTGAGTTCGACAGCGTCATCAATCTGCCAAAGTTGAAGACCCACACCCAAATGGTGCTTACCCTGGCGGTCAAGAACCTTTTCGGAACGGTCATCGGCACGGACAAGGCATCCTGGCATCTTCGCGCGGGCAAGGACTACGACAGCTTTGCCACGGTCCTCGTTCAAATCTTTGAGAAGGTCCGTCCTTGCTTGTCTCTTGTTGACGGGATACTGGCGATGGAGGGAAACGGTCCCAACAGCGGCACACCTCGTCCGGTTGGAATCATCGGCGCCTCGACCGATGCAGTGGCTCTGGATGCGGTGGTTACTCGGCTTGTAGGCTTCCCCACCGAGGCTGTACGGACCAACCTCATCGGAGAACGTTTGGGCGTGGGAATCGCGGACGAGAACGGGATCGAACTGGTCGGAGACGAATTGGACGGATTTCCGTTAAAGGATTTCAAGGTCCCCAAGTCCCTCACAATGGCATGGAACCTTTCTTATTGGAACCCGATCCGCAGATTCATGGAGAACCATATAATTACCAAGCCTGCCATAGATCGCGGAGAATGCCTCAATTGCGGTGTTTGCGTCAAGCATTGTCCGCCTCAGGCAATCCGAGAGATCGACGGGGTCATGAAAATCGACCGGCGCAAGTGTATATCTTGTTTCTGCTGCCACGAGCTTTGCGCGAACGACGCGGTGCAAATTGTGCAACCGCTTCTCGGCAAGGTCTTCTCTGTTATTAGTCGCTGA
- a CDS encoding pantoate--beta-alanine ligase translates to MQTLRSVAQMKEWSRLHLSKGETIGIVPTMGYLHEGHMSLVHRARSENHAVVASIFVNPTQFGPREDLSTYPRDPESDSAKCREAGVDALFMPEVEDIYPPDFQTYVDVEKVSAPLCGASRPGHFRGVATVVLKLFNIVAPTAAYFGAKDYQQLQVIKTMSKDLNLDVEVVACPTVREPDGLAMSSRNAYLTPHQRRQAVCLYQALQEAQGLFNKGETSAERYIEVMSARIRKEPDAAVDYISLTDPDRLQELQVVNGPVLAALAVRVGKTRLIDNMVLGRGEA, encoded by the coding sequence ATGCAGACACTGAGATCAGTCGCTCAGATGAAAGAATGGTCCAGGCTTCACCTTTCCAAAGGTGAAACCATAGGAATTGTCCCTACCATGGGCTACCTCCACGAGGGCCACATGAGTCTGGTCCATCGAGCCCGCTCTGAAAACCACGCGGTCGTGGCAAGTATTTTCGTCAATCCTACCCAGTTTGGACCGCGTGAAGATCTCTCGACTTACCCCCGAGACCCCGAGTCGGATTCCGCGAAATGCCGGGAAGCCGGCGTCGATGCCTTGTTCATGCCGGAAGTCGAAGACATCTACCCCCCGGATTTCCAAACCTATGTGGATGTGGAAAAGGTTTCCGCGCCTCTATGTGGTGCGTCGAGGCCCGGGCATTTCAGAGGTGTTGCCACAGTTGTGTTGAAACTGTTCAACATTGTCGCTCCAACCGCCGCGTATTTCGGGGCAAAAGACTACCAGCAACTTCAAGTCATCAAGACTATGTCGAAAGATCTGAATCTGGACGTTGAGGTGGTTGCATGCCCGACCGTTCGTGAGCCCGACGGCCTGGCCATGAGTTCCCGCAACGCATACCTCACGCCGCATCAGCGCAGACAGGCCGTGTGTCTGTACCAGGCGTTGCAAGAGGCCCAGGGCCTATTCAACAAAGGTGAGACAAGCGCTGAAAGGTACATCGAAGTGATGTCCGCGAGAATACGAAAGGAACCTGACGCGGCGGTGGACTATATAAGCCTGACTGACCCGGACAGGCTTCAGGAGCTGCAAGTGGTCAATGGGCCGGTTTTGGCTGCACTCGCGGTTCGAGTTGGTAAGACGAGGCTCATAGACAATATGGTCCTTGGGAGAGGCGAAGCTTGA
- a CDS encoding aspartate 1-decarboxylase — translation MQRTMLKSKIHRARVTGACVDYEGSISIDSRLLEAADLLEYEQVHIYNVSNGERFTTYVINGEPDSGVICLNGAAARKVSVGDLVIICSYVAMEDSECKGHHSRNIFVDQNNRITKKG, via the coding sequence ATGCAACGGACGATGCTTAAGTCGAAGATTCACCGCGCAAGAGTAACCGGCGCCTGCGTCGATTACGAAGGCAGCATAAGCATAGACTCGCGCCTACTTGAGGCCGCGGACCTCCTGGAATACGAACAGGTGCACATCTACAACGTATCCAATGGCGAACGGTTTACCACCTACGTTATAAACGGCGAGCCGGATTCCGGGGTGATCTGCCTGAATGGAGCCGCGGCAAGGAAGGTCTCCGTGGGTGACCTGGTCATCATCTGTTCGTACGTGGCCATGGAAGACTCGGAATGTAAGGGACACCACTCGCGCAACATATTTGTGGACCAGAACAACCGCATTACAAAAAAGGGCTGA
- a CDS encoding (2Fe-2S)-binding protein: protein MSTITINGNRVTVEPGDTILEAAIRADIYIPTLCYHPDLPPHKGGQPVEAVYRGETRIENHSAYAPADGIESGCGLCVVERIDTRELVPSCLTQVSEGMRIATESEAVRARRQEQLASIMAGHPHSCLTCAQREGCPRTQCSSNVPENERCCPQFGNCEFQKVAEYVGISPSTIRWVPADIPVLDADPLLTRDYNLCISCTRCVRACRDLMGIEAIGFVFDKDGKVTVGSVAPSLKDSGCIFCTACMEVCPTGAIIDKKLKSAGRDLMPAMRRVMAPPEHLSAFIEENVLKVPAAEGAFRLMDEEKKPIVIKGTANMRELLLEYLEACQSAKHFDYEEDKMFSKRESELLQQHLQKYGEMPSGGEDEDELF from the coding sequence ATGTCCACCATCACCATAAACGGCAATCGGGTTACGGTCGAACCGGGTGACACTATTCTTGAGGCTGCTATCAGGGCTGATATCTACATTCCTACCCTTTGCTATCATCCCGATCTTCCGCCCCACAAAGGCGGCCAGCCGGTCGAGGCCGTTTATCGAGGTGAGACCAGGATAGAAAACCATAGTGCTTATGCCCCTGCTGACGGGATCGAATCCGGGTGCGGTCTTTGCGTGGTCGAAAGGATAGACACCCGTGAGTTGGTCCCCTCTTGCCTTACCCAGGTCTCTGAAGGGATGCGGATCGCCACCGAGTCCGAAGCCGTTAGAGCGAGAAGACAGGAGCAACTTGCCTCTATAATGGCCGGCCATCCCCATTCATGCCTGACGTGCGCCCAGCGCGAAGGTTGTCCCCGGACCCAGTGTTCGTCAAATGTTCCTGAGAATGAACGCTGCTGCCCGCAGTTCGGAAACTGCGAATTTCAGAAGGTGGCTGAATACGTCGGGATCAGTCCTTCCACGATCAGATGGGTACCGGCCGATATTCCTGTGCTCGACGCGGACCCTTTGCTGACGCGGGACTACAATCTGTGCATATCTTGCACGCGATGCGTTCGGGCGTGCCGCGACCTGATGGGCATAGAGGCTATAGGTTTCGTGTTCGACAAAGACGGAAAAGTTACGGTGGGATCGGTTGCGCCGAGTCTGAAGGACTCCGGATGCATATTTTGCACGGCGTGCATGGAAGTTTGTCCTACCGGCGCGATCATAGACAAGAAGCTGAAAAGCGCCGGTCGTGACCTGATGCCCGCCATGCGACGAGTCATGGCTCCTCCCGAACATTTGTCAGCATTCATTGAAGAAAACGTGCTCAAGGTTCCGGCGGCAGAGGGAGCTTTCCGACTGATGGACGAAGAAAAGAAGCCCATCGTGATCAAAGGAACCGCGAATATGCGGGAACTTCTCTTGGAGTATCTGGAAGCGTGCCAAAGCGCGAAACATTTCGATTACGAAGAAGACAAGATGTTTTCCAAGCGTGAGAGCGAGTTGCTCCAGCAACATCTTCAGAAATACGGCGAAATGCCCTCCGGAGGCGAAGACGAAGACGAGCTTTTTTAG
- a CDS encoding 4Fe-4S binding protein yields the protein MLANYGYSDGSGNYFITIDTDKCNGCGDCVTACPAHAFQVVDEDPNDPTNEEPVAMIVPDKRKKLKYECGPCKPPSDRPPLPCVQACKAGAISHSW from the coding sequence ATGTTAGCAAACTACGGATATAGTGACGGTTCTGGCAATTACTTCATAACCATCGATACGGACAAGTGCAACGGGTGCGGCGACTGTGTGACGGCCTGCCCTGCGCATGCCTTCCAGGTCGTGGACGAAGACCCCAACGATCCCACGAACGAAGAGCCCGTGGCTATGATCGTGCCCGACAAAAGGAAAAAGCTGAAATACGAGTGCGGTCCGTGCAAACCGCCGTCCGACAGGCCGCCGCTCCCGTGCGTACAGGCGTGCAAAGCAGGAGCCATATCGCATTCGTGGTAA
- the bzdQ gene encoding benzoyl-CoA reductase, bzd-type, subunit Q: protein MAEENKREFWRWEETNWVNPDIKWQDGEFVTLGIDVGSVSSQAVIMVDGQFYAYGNMRTGSDSPNSARNAFAFALEKTDLAEDKIHYCIGTGYGRVNVPMADRTVTEIACHARGANFIYGPQVRTVLDVGGQDIKAIRCDDKGKVTNFLMNDKCAAGTGRGMEVFADLLSVPIGDVGERSFQIDKEPTAVSSTCVVYAKSEATGLLRKGLSTNEVLAAYCSAMADRIYSLLERVGVEPEFAITGGMAKNRGVIDRLKKKIGLEPMKAKWDTQLAGAAGAALFGHALCKKGKGRRK, encoded by the coding sequence GTGGCTGAGGAGAACAAAAGGGAATTCTGGAGGTGGGAAGAGACCAACTGGGTAAACCCTGACATTAAATGGCAGGACGGAGAATTCGTGACCTTGGGTATTGATGTGGGATCAGTAAGCTCGCAGGCTGTGATAATGGTTGACGGCCAGTTCTACGCCTACGGCAACATGAGAACAGGTTCGGACAGCCCCAACAGTGCGCGCAACGCGTTTGCGTTCGCTTTGGAAAAGACGGACCTCGCCGAAGACAAGATACATTACTGCATCGGGACAGGTTACGGCCGAGTAAATGTGCCTATGGCCGACCGTACGGTCACGGAGATTGCGTGCCACGCGCGTGGAGCAAACTTCATCTACGGCCCGCAAGTGAGGACCGTGCTTGACGTCGGCGGCCAGGACATTAAGGCCATCCGCTGCGACGACAAAGGTAAAGTGACGAACTTTCTCATGAATGACAAATGCGCGGCAGGAACGGGCCGAGGCATGGAGGTGTTTGCCGATCTGCTTTCAGTCCCCATCGGTGACGTGGGGGAGAGGTCGTTTCAGATTGATAAGGAGCCCACTGCGGTTTCCAGCACCTGCGTCGTTTACGCGAAGTCTGAGGCCACGGGCTTGTTGCGAAAAGGGCTGAGCACCAACGAAGTCCTTGCAGCTTATTGTTCTGCAATGGCGGACAGGATTTATTCCCTCCTGGAACGGGTAGGTGTGGAGCCCGAGTTCGCCATAACCGGCGGGATGGCCAAGAACCGTGGCGTGATTGACAGGCTCAAAAAGAAGATAGGTCTGGAGCCGATGAAAGCCAAGTGGGATACCCAGTTGGCCGGTGCGGCCGGTGCGGCCCTGTTCGGTCACGCCCTGTGCAAGAAAGGGAAGGGCAGGCGCAAGTAG
- a CDS encoding CoA activase, translating to MITAGIDCGAKNTKTVIIKNGRIIGRGIVVTGFDQAQAVKESLELALKDAGVSRSDLGHIGGTGSGAKAIAEADVKVNDIRAMTAAAHYFFPNARTVADVGAEEARAAKCDENGRAEDFAINEKCAAGAGAFIEAMGRALETPLEQMGLLALSSNNPIPMNAQCTIFAESEVVGLIHAKTEKKDISKAIHDAMAGRIVSMIRRVGVNPDIVMIGGVAYNPGFVTALQRELGVDKIHIPDKPEFAAAVGAAVVAGADGN from the coding sequence ATGATCACTGCAGGGATTGACTGTGGTGCCAAGAACACGAAGACAGTTATCATCAAAAACGGCCGGATAATCGGCAGAGGCATCGTGGTGACCGGCTTTGATCAGGCCCAGGCAGTAAAGGAATCGTTGGAATTGGCCCTGAAGGACGCGGGGGTTTCCAGGTCCGATCTGGGCCACATTGGTGGGACCGGATCAGGGGCCAAAGCCATCGCTGAGGCTGATGTAAAGGTAAACGATATCAGGGCAATGACTGCGGCAGCTCATTACTTTTTCCCCAATGCAAGGACCGTGGCGGACGTGGGAGCTGAGGAAGCCCGTGCCGCCAAGTGCGACGAGAACGGCCGTGCAGAGGACTTCGCGATCAACGAGAAGTGCGCAGCGGGCGCGGGCGCATTTATTGAGGCCATGGGCCGGGCCCTGGAGACCCCGCTGGAACAGATGGGCCTTTTGGCACTATCCTCAAACAACCCTATCCCCATGAATGCCCAGTGCACGATCTTCGCCGAATCCGAGGTCGTGGGCCTGATCCACGCGAAGACTGAGAAGAAGGACATCAGCAAAGCAATCCATGATGCCATGGCCGGCAGAATAGTGTCGATGATTAGGCGCGTTGGGGTCAATCCGGACATAGTGATGATCGGCGGAGTGGCATACAATCCCGGTTTTGTGACAGCGCTTCAGAGAGAGTTGGGGGTGGACAAAATACACATTCCGGACAAGCCGGAGTTCGCTGCCGCTGTAGGCGCAGCCGTTGTTGCGGGCGCGGACGGCAATTAG